From Triticum aestivum cultivar Chinese Spring chromosome 4A, IWGSC CS RefSeq v2.1, whole genome shotgun sequence, a single genomic window includes:
- the LOC123085400 gene encoding mitochondrial substrate carrier family protein V — translation MQTEASVGMAAATVDGAAAVAARRYSTQQQQPQPQQHHNQPKLGTTLHLLAGGVAGAVSKTCTAPLARLTILFQVQGMHSDVATMRNTSIWREASRIVYEEGLRAFWKGNLVTIAHRLPYSSISFYTYERYKNWLQMIPGLDSNGGLGADVGVRMVGGGLSGITAASLTYPLDLVRTRLAAQTNTAYYRGISHALFAICRDEGPRGLYKGLGPTLLGVGPSIAISFSVYETLRSHWLLERPCDSPIFISLACGSLSGVASSTFTFPLDLVRRRKQLEGAAGRANVYKTGLVGTFGHIIQTEGYRGLYRGILPEYCKVVPSVGLIFMTYETLKSMFTEGASDE, via the exons ATGCAGACGGAGGCGAGCGTGGGGATGGCCGCCGCGaccgtggacggcgccgccgccgtcgccgcgcggAGGTACTCgacgcagcagcagcagccgcagccgcagcagcacCACAACCAGCCCAAGCTTGGGACGACgctccacctcctcgccggcggcgTCGCCGGCGCCGTCAGCAAGACCTGCACCGCGCCGCTCGCCCGCCTCACCATCCTGTTTCAG GTGCAAGGAATGCACTCAGATGTGGCTACGATGCGCAACACTAGTATATGGCGTGAAGCGTCCCGCATTGTCTATGAAGAAGGGCTACGAGCCTTCTGGAAAGGAAATCTTGTAACTATTGCACATCGGTTGCCTTACTCCTCGATTAGTTTCTATACATACGAGAGATATAAGAAT TGGCTTCAGATGATACCTGGTCTCGACAGTAATGGTGGATTGGGTGCCGATGTTGGTGTCAGAATGGTAGGCGGTGGCTTGTCTGGGATAACTGCAGCTTCTTTGACATATCCACTGGACTTGGTACGGACACGTCTGGCTGCTCAG ACGAACACAGCCTACTACAGGGGCATATCCCATGCTCTTTTTGCGATCTGCAGAGATGAGGGTCCCAGGGGGTTGTACAAGGGTCTTGGTCCCACTTTACTG GGTGTAGGCCCCAGTATAGCAATAAGCTTCTCAGTTTATGAAACTCTGCGTTCACATTGGCTACTAGAGCG GCCATGTGATTCCCCTATCTTTATCAGTTTGGCTTGTGGAAGCCTTTCGGGAGTTGCATCATCAACTT TTACATTTCCATTGGATCTTGTAAGACGCCGCAAGCAGTTGGAAGGTGCAGCTGGGAGGGCCAATGTCTACAAGACAGGACTTGTTGGAACGTTTGGGCATATTATTCAGACAGAAGGTTATAGAGGATTGTATAGAGGGATCTTGCCTGAGTACTGCAAAGTGGTTCCCAGCGTCGGCCTCATTTTTATGACATACGAGACACTGAAGTCCATGTTCACAGAAGGGGCATCAGATGAATAG